Proteins from one Fragaria vesca subsp. vesca linkage group LG6, FraVesHawaii_1.0, whole genome shotgun sequence genomic window:
- the LOC101295726 gene encoding protein PHR1-LIKE 1-like codes for MWNLGDSKAMSSAFPNLPTPLDVSYSRLPDSFHRSAQRENPMHSLLPQPSSLGNSYSSSSSLPFDSQFSSVYPHERYPQNSPISMSPSGGKSLSHTHSELQSTPVASYPEENKDMSWCPDSIEEFLHFPENVPDQNGLVDTSTGAIISDDHAERTDWSDLYPLISFDGALDSNWELSVDNVVDPKPEVLNHSSDILVQQPNIQQHQPAQSGEIFTSPDPESTAPSTKARMRWTQELHEAFVEAVNQLGGSDRATPKGILNVMKVEGLTIYHVKSHLQKYRTAKYKPESSEGACEKNLTPVEEMNSKDLKTSSMGMTEALRLQVELQKQLHEQLETQRKLQLQIEEQAKYLEKMFEQQRKMEDNKVKPTSSTSDERNKIGTSTPMDEGSQDASLKQNAQEPATHENHDPPGDADSGALPTKRARTG; via the exons ATGTGGAACTTGGGGGATTCCAAAGCTATGTCGTCAGCATTTCCGAATCTCCCTACCCCCCTTGATGTCAGTTACTCCAGATTGCCAGATTCTTTTCATCGTTCCGCACAAAGAGAAAACCCTATGCATTCATTGTTACCGCAGCCTTCTTCCCTTGGGAACTCATATTCATCATCGTCCAGTCTCCCCTTTGACAGTCAGTTTTCTTCAGTTTACCCTCATGAAAGATATCCCCAAAATTCTCCAATCAGTATGTCACCAAGTGGTGGAAAATCATTGTCACATACCCATTCAGAGTTACAATCTACGCCAGTGGCTAGTTACCCTGAAGAAAATAAAGATATGTCCTGGTGCCCAGATTCAATTGAAGAGTTTCTGCATTTTCCTGAAAATGTCCCTGATCAGAATGGCCTGGTAGATACTAGTACTGGTGCAATAATATCCGACGATCACGCTGAAAGGACTGATTGGTCTGACTTGTATCCATTAATTTCTTTTGATGGTGCTCTGGATTCAAATTGGGAGCTTTCAGTTGATAATGTGGTGGATCCTAAACCGGAG GTGTTGAATCATTCTTCTGATATCCTGGTGCAGCAGCCAAATATCCAACAACATCAGCCAGCACAATCTGGAGAGATTTTCACTAGCCCTGACCCAGAGTCCACTGCACCTTCAACCAAAGCTAGAATGCGTTGGACACAAGAACTTCATGAGGCTTTTGTTGAAGCTGTCAACCAGCTTGGTGGTAGTGATA GAGCCACTCCTAAGGGTATCTTAAATGTCATGAAGGTTGAAGGCTTGACAATTTATCATGTAAAAAGTCATTTACAG AAATATAGAACAGCCAAATACAAACCGGAGTCATCAGAAG GTGCTTGTGAGAAGAATCTGACTCCTGTTGAAGAAATGAATTCTAAAGACTTGAAAAC GAGCAGTATGGGGATGACTGAAGCATTGAGATTGCAGGTAGAACTCCAGAAGCAGCTTCATGAGCAACTTGAG ACTCAAAGAAAGTTGCAGTTGCAAATTGAGGAACAAGCAAAGTACCTTGAAAAGATGTTTGAGCAACAAAGGAAGATGGAAGACAACAAGGTCAAGCCGACATCGTCTACCTCAGATGAGCGTAACAAAATAGGAACCAGCACTCCTATGGATGAAGGTTCACAAGATGCAAGTTTGAAACAGAATGCTCAAGAACCTGCAACTCATGAGAATCATGATCCCCCAGGTGATGCTGATTCTGGTGCTCTACCCACAAAACGAGCAAGGACAGGATAA
- the LOC101295439 gene encoding peroxygenase 2-like, with translation MASVEKQQQQPQPEEVSKDAMATVAEYAPVTAERKVRSDLETKLPKPYMPRAMVAPDMENINGTWGHKHQNMSVLQQHVAFFDQDNDGIIFPSETFRGFRALGFNPIASFIFMILVHGAMSYATLPTWIPSPYFAIHIKNIHKAKHGSDSGIYDTEGRYIPAHLENMFSKYARTVPDKLSFKELWHMTQASRNAFDFFGWVAAKLEWGVLYVLAKDDQGYLAKEAVRRCFDGSLFEYCAKLQKGAVGKMK, from the exons ATGGCGTCAGTCGAGAAGCAGCAGCAACAGCCACAACCGGAGGAGGTGTCGAAGGATGCCATGGCCACGGTGGCCGAGTATGCTCCGGTCACCGCGGAAAGGAAGGTCCGCAGTGACTTGGAGACCAAGCTCCCAAAGCCTT ACATGCCTCGAGCTATGGTTGCACCTGATATGGAGAACATCAATGGCACCTGGGGTCATAAACATCAGAATATGTCTGTGCTTCAACAGCATGTAGCTTTCTTCGACCAGGACAATGATGGTATCATCTTCCCTTCCGAGACGTTCAGAG GGTTTCGTGCACTTGGGTTTAATCCGATTGCTTCTTTCATCTTCATGATTCTTGTTCATGGAGCAATGAGTTATGCTACTTTGCCT ACATGGATACCTTCACCCTACTTCGCGATTCACATTAAAAACATACATAAGGCTAAGCATGGAAGTGATTCTGGGATTTATGATACAGAGGGAAG GTATATCCCGGCACACCTTGAGAACATGTTCAGCAAGTATGCTCGAACAGTCCCTGATAAGCTTAGTTTCAAGGAGCTATGGCACATGACTCAGGCTAGCCGTAACGCCTTTGATTTCTTCGGCTG GGTTGCAGCCAAACTGGAATGGGGAGTTCTATATGTTCTGGCAAAAGATGATCAAGGTTACTTGGCAAAGGAAGCTGTGAGGCGTTGTTTTGATGGAAGCTTGTTCGAATACTGTGCTAAGCTGCAAAAGGGTGCTGTGGGTAAGATGAAATGA
- the LOC101295734 gene encoding uncharacterized protein LOC101295734, translated as MRRLCSRVGRLEKNFLVHERPNNLFVIVFDIIEDQNKVLRVGQWWYQQAPIVAQPYDGVKSLKNVQNIPLRYEIPETFHLLDQLQVVISRLCSSLFLVSGHGFYFDVDNAGVIVNPKGEMKGSAITGPIGKECADLSPRIASAANAICTLDEYGNSHVVFELTIVLSCRL; from the exons ATGAGGCGATTATGTAGCCGAGTGGGGCGACTGGAAAAGAATTTTCTCGTCCATGAAAGACCAAACAATCTATTTGTCATTGTTTTTGATATTATCGAGGATCAGAACAAGGTTCTACGCGTGGGTCAGTGGTGGTATCAACAGGCTCCGATTGTTGCGCAACCCTATGACGGAGTCAAATCTCTCAAGAATGTTCAAAACATCCCACTTCGCTATGAAATTCCTGAAACTTTCCATCTATTGGATCAGTTGCAGGTCGTTATATCGA GATTGTGCTCTTCTTTATTTCTGGTTTCTGGCCATGGTTTTTATTTTGATGTAGATAATGCTGGTGTCATTGTGAATCCAAAGGGTGAAATGAAAG GATCTGCTATCACTGGCCCTATTGGAAAGGAATGCGCTGATCTGTCGCCCAGAATTGCGAGTGCAGCTAATGCCATTTGTACTCTAGATGAGTATGGAAATTCCCATGTGGTGTTTGAACTTACTATCGTACTATCATGTAGACTCTGA
- the LOC101295152 gene encoding TMV resistance protein N-like — translation MDEPSSSSSLPTDVFLNFRGEDTRNIFVCHLHRALVRETLQVYIDKHDLQKGDDLENLLEGIAGSKLSILVFSENYATSTWCLKELVQILKCKKDQNQIVMPVFYKVDPSDIRKQRGSFGEAFAKHESDCKGDKELLQQVQSWRSALEEAANLSGFDSNSKDYADDAGLIDAIVKKVFDKVNSIPPHTEDGFVAMDSHLNEMRRKINAVPDGVVYVGICGMGGIGKTTIAHAVFREIAHQFDHCCFLEDVRERFTKGVVQLQREFLEGMFKKKEHNVDAVYMKMMRRLANKKILVVLDDVLDSRQMDTLLGGSNRSFGAGSIIIVTTRDEHVVRGFEIYKPTSLSVRDSLKLFSQNAFSTDKPSGKYEHLSRCIVQYAQGLPLALILLGKLLRKRSVSDWEGQLNKLRKQPHPGIKEVLQISFDGLQDEYQKNIFLDIACFFKGMDKDYVTIVLENCGFYPRADLNVLVERALLTISDSNKLEMHDLLHEMGRYIESSTEDGKRRRFWSEHVERVLTDKNSAATEAEGLMITLPDKEDRFFKATAFEHMTKLRLLMFMYREWYYGADGKHDLIGDFNFLSSELRVFIWHKYPLQCLPSSFDPKNLVHLDMHSGRIEHLWEGPKRANNLRIINLIGCPLKETPDLTEVPNLESLVMGGGIIGGRPSFTEVHPSILGHENLVFLSLAGCHELKTLPRRILMKSLKTLDLSHCVNLEMFPEISEDMKALSVLSLYQTAIMELPSSIERLRGLQSLDMTFCRKLIRLPDSICNLAKLRSLKLKDCSKLSKLPENIGNMDSLLELEVDLGGLEQLPVSILRLKLGGRLSFHGCKMAAPFSSWPLSIEDRCTDVVHLDFSGCNMMKLSDAIACFPSLKVLKLSRNNLERLPAAMKELGCLERLELDGCKRLRSIPELSSTISYINAQNCTALETVSAPQSPYEIGRCFIFSNCCNLVHEDVFKDIVGTHFPPQGNPSRPFYFSCPGSEILGQFIHSEGSSVTAKLPPNCFDNKFLGFAITAITNNPQGVDYYNLIVRCFFTFKGDQCQYRSSFYLFDSHFDSLCRDWLKSSHMLVGYVPWSEFGINGEKVNERHYTEAKFEIELLHSEVGDVVMTKARFDPSIERCFPGIKRCGVQFFFANNEDKEVIYQDFGEPMVQVLDNSEIRSLEGCSAEASCSEITGHPSDEEERFLKLSEVFEGAYRKPSRYMKTEDNEDSSGKRETLKNWKQKVKVTSGLTQGHLDDGFNWSIGSSGIERCKYRCAHGLGCWAKAIVPTPIDPTIRNITYVGRHTCWKTQPMLTHQVRITLGMETIGGPFDGFRWTKYDQRDILGSRYPREYYVCNPEEYGGCMAVKEVQKSNDQRFLRITYTGRHTCTLPSTGIGGRTDSSTSFASSASSGSSEEIAELLRSLGPDLEGIVNFLNNADNQIALRDEFSRARGVNDMENNNNNVTGCLCWFRSLWNFMTSKKNTPEIHEDEEGQ, via the exons ATGGACGAGCCTTCCTCTTCTTCTTCGTTGCCCACAGATGTCTTCCTCAATTTTAGAGGCGAGGACACCCGAAACATCTTTGTCTGCCATCTTCACAGAGCTCTGGTACGGGAAACACTCCAAGTCTACATTGATAAGCATGATCTACAGAAAGGCGACGACCTTGAGAATCTACTGGAAGGCATTGCCGGATCAAAGCTTTCAATTTTAGTTTTCTCTGAAAACTACGCGACTTCCACTTGGTGCTTGAAAGAACTGGTGCAGATCCTGAAATGCAAGAAGGACCAGAACCAGATTGTGATGCCCGTTTTCTACAAAGTAGATCCTTCCGACATTCGTAAACAGAGGGGAAGTTTTGGTGAAGCTTTTGCTAAGCATGAAAGCGACTGCAAAGGAGACAAGGAGTTGCTGCAACAAGTGCAGAGCTGGAGATCCGCTTTAGAGGAAGCTGCCAACTTATCTGGCTTCGATTCCAATTCCAAAGATTATGC GGATGATGCCGGGCTTATTGATGCTATTGTCAAAAAAGTGTTCGATAAAGTGAACTCGATACCTCCTCATACAGAGGATGGCTTTGTTGCAATGGATTCCCATCTGAATGAAATGAGACGAAAAATAAATGCTGTGCCGGATGGTGTTGTCTATGTCGGAATATGTGGCATGGGCGGCATAGGCAAGACAACAATTGCTCATGCTGTTTTTAGAGAAATTGCTCATCAGTTTGACCACTGTTGCTTTCTTGAAGATGTGAGGGAACGCTTCACGAAGGGGGTAGTACAGTTGCAACGTGAATTTTTAGAAGGAATGTTCAAGAAAAAAGAACACAATGTGGACGCGGTCTACATGAAGATGATGAGAAGGCTAGCTAACAAAAAGATCCTAGTTGTTCTTGACGATGTACTCGATTCACGCCAGATGGATACTTTACTTGGTGGAAGTAATCGTTCATTTGGTGCTGGAAGTATAATTATTGTAACAACTAGAGATGAACATGTAGTGCGTGGATTCGAGATATACAAGCCCACCTCACTAAGTGTTCGCGATTCTCTGAAACTCTTCAGCCAGAATGCTTTCAGCACAGACAAACCCTCTGGAAAGTATGAACATCTCTCAAGGTGCATAGTACAATATGCACAGGGTCTACCCTTAGCTCTTATACTATTGGGAAAGTTACTCCGTAAGAGAAGTGTATCTGATTGGGAAGGTCAATTAAATAAATTGAGGAAGCAACCACACCCAGGAATTAAGGAGGTGCTTCAAATAAGCTTCGATGGACTACAAGATGAGTATCAGAAGAACATATTTCTGGATATTGCATGTTTCTTTAAAGGGATGGACAAAGACTATGTAACAATAGTTCTTGAAAATTGTGGCTTCTATCCCAGGGCGGACCTGAATGTTTTAGTTGAAAGAGCTCTTCTAACTATCTCAGATTCAAATAAGCTTGAGATGCATGATTTACTACACGAGATGGGGAGGTACATTGAATCCTCTACAGAAGATGGAAAGCGAAGACGATTCTGGAGTGAACATGTTGAGCGTGTGCTGACTGATAAAAATTCG GCGGCTACAGAAGCAGAAGGCTTGATGATCACCCTGCCGGACAAGGAAGACAGATTCTTCAAAGCCACAGCATTTGAACATATGACGAAACTGAGGTTGCTCATGTTCATGTACCGGGAATGGTACTATGGAGCTGACGGGAAACATGACCTGATTGGGGACTTCAACTTTCTTTCTTCTGAGTTGAGAGTTTTCATCTGGCATAAATACCCCCTACAGTGTTTGCCATCCAGCTTTGACCCCAAGAATCTTGTTCACCTTGACATGCACTCCGGCCGCATTGAACACCTTTGGGAAGGACCTAAG CGTGCGAACAACTTGAGAATCATCAATTTGATTGGCTGTCCACTTAAAGAGACTCCCGACTTGACTGAGGTGCCAAATCTTGAGAGCCTAGTTATGGGAGGGGGTATTATTGGAGGTCGCCCAAGTTTCACTGAGGTTCACCCATCCATTTTAGGTCACGAAAACCTTGTATTTTTGAGCTTAGCTGGGTGCCATGAACTTAAGACACTTCCGAGAAGAATTCTCATGAAGTCTCTCAAAACCCTTGATCTTAGCCACTGTGTAAACCTTGAGATGTTTCCAGAGATTTCTGAAGATATGAAAGCACTGTCAGTGCTTAGCTTATATCAAACTGCAATTATGGAGCTACCATCGTCAATTGAACGGCTCCGGGGGCTTCAATCATTAGACATGACATTCTGCAGGAAACTTATCCGTCTTCCAGATAGTATCTGTAATTTAGCAAAACTTAGATCTCTCAAGCTGAAAGATTGCTCAAAACTTTCCAAGTTGCCTGAGAACATTGGGAATATGGATTCTCTGTTGGAACTTGAAGTAGACCTAGGTGGTTTAGAACAACTTCCAGTCTCTATCTTACGTCTGAAGTTAGGTGGGCGGCTATCGTTTCATGGTTGCAAAATGGCGGCTCCCTTTTCATCATGGCCATTATCAATAGAAGATCGTTGTACTGATGTGGTACATCTTGATTTCAGCGGTTGCAATATGATGAAATTGTCAGATGCTATTGCTTGTTTTCCTTCATTGAAAGTATTAAAGTTGTCAAGAAACAATTTGGAGCGCTTACCTGCAGCCATGAAAGAACTGGGTTGCTTAGAAAGGCTTGAATTGGATGGCTGCAAGAGACTGAGATCAATACCAGAGCTTTCGTCAACAATAAGTTACATAAATGCACAAAACTGCACAGCTTTGGAAACGGTTTCGGCACCACAGTCTCCCTATGAAATTGGTCGGTGCTTCATATTTTCTAATTGCTGTAATCTGGTACATGAAGATGTTTTTAAAGACATTGTAGGAACTCATTTCCCCCCTCAG GGCAATCCTTCCCGACCCTTTTATTTCTCTTGTCCTGGAAGTGAAATTCTAGGGCAGTTCATCCATAGTGAGGGGTCTTCCGTAACTGCCAAGCTACCACCAAATTGCTTTGACAACAAGTTTTTGGGGTTCGCTATAACCGCCATTACTAATAACCCCCAAGGTGTTGATTACTACAATTTGATTGTTCGATGTTTCTTCACCTTCAAAGGAGATCAATGCCAGTACCGTTCCAGTTTCTATTTGTTCGATAGTCATTTTGACAGTCTATGCCGCGATTGGCTCAAGTCAAGTCATATGTTGGTAGGATATGTGCCATGGTCTGAATTTGGCATTAATGGAGAAAAAGTGAACGAACGTCACTACACTGAGGCCAAATTTGAGATAGAATTATTGCACTCTGAAGTGGGTGATGTGGTGATGACCAAGGCAAGATTCGACCCCAGCATCGAAAGGTGTTTCCCGGGCATCAAAAGGTGCGGAGTTCAATTCTTTTTTGCCAACAATGAGGATAAGGAAGTTATATATCAAGATTTTGGGGAACCAATGGTACAAGTCCTTGATAATTCTGAGATCAGGAGCCTTGAGGGCTGCTCAGCTGAAGCCAGTTGTAGTGAAATCACTGGTCACCCTTCCGATGAGGAGGAGCGATTCCTTAAATTATCCGAAGTTTTTGAAGGTGCATACAGAAAACCCAGCCGTTACATGAAAACTGAGGACAACGAGGATTCATCTGGGAAGAG GGAAACTTTGAAAAATTGGAAGCAAAAGGTGAAAGTTACATCAGGTCTGACGCAAGGGCATCTCGATGATGGTTTTAACTGGTCCATTGGGAGCTCGGGGATTGAGAG ATGTAAGTATCGATGTGCTCATGGACTTGGCTGTTGGGCGAAAGCCATAGTGCCAACTCCCATCGACCCAACCATCCGTAACATTACTTATGTCGGGAGGCACACTTGTTGGAAAACTCAACCAATGTTGACACACCAAGTAAGAATTACACTGGGTATGGAGACTATTGGAGGTCCTTTTGATGGCTTTCGGTGGACGAAGTATGACCAAAGGGACATACTAGGAAGCAGATACCCAAG AGAGTATTACGTATGCAATCCTGAAGAATACGGAGGCTGCATGGCCGTAAAGGAAGTGCAAAAATCAAATGATCAGAGATTCCTTAGAATTACTTACACCGGAAGGCACACATGTACGCTACCCTCCACGGGCATCGGAGGGAGGACTGATAGCAGTACCTCCTTTGCCAGTAGTGCATCATCAGGTTCTAGTGAAGAAATTGCCGAATTACTGAGATCACTAGGACCGGATCTTGAAGGGATAGTCAACTTTCTTAACAATGCTGACAATCAGATTGCATTACGAGATGAATTCTCACGGGCTAGG GGTGTCAATGATATGGAGAATAATAATAACAACGTGACAGGCTGTTTATGCTGGTTCAGGAGTCTCTGGAATTTCATGACCTCAAAGAAAAATACCCCAGAAATCCATGAAGACGAGGAAGGCCAGTGA